From the genome of Vitis riparia cultivar Riparia Gloire de Montpellier isolate 1030 chromosome 2, EGFV_Vit.rip_1.0, whole genome shotgun sequence, one region includes:
- the LOC117931281 gene encoding F-box/kelch-repeat protein At3g61590-like, with protein sequence MEGETSWIDYQFDDNRTQVLDLRVFDLYPELSDDDKSDNNLISIDSILPDDLLERILALLPIASIFKAAAVSRKWCEIVHSRRFLCNASRVLVPKPWYFMFTGSDEPTGYAYDPMDRKWYSFQLPHIETSSWFIASSYGLVCFMDNDSRSELYVCNLITKDHRKLVEPPGQKFSDYSALAISVDSLSHSYTVAVVKSKQIPNNFVQWNLSIHCYSSETGMWVSPVMELMTGWRGGDDSVICDGVLYFLVHSTTLTGNQHALATFNLSSRPSNGLSIDSFIPVPCSLTCGRLMNMNGKLVMVGGIGKHDRPGIIKGIGIWALKGRDWEEVSRMPHRFFQGFGEFDDVFASSGFNSLVYIQSYGAPALLVFDMNLRQWKWSQKCPVTKRFPLQLFTGFCFEPRLEIAP encoded by the coding sequence ATGGAAGGGGAAACATCCTGGATTGACTACCAATTCGATGATAATAGAACACAAGTGCTTGATTTGCGAGTGTTTGATTTGTACCCGGAGCTCAGTGATGATGATAAGAGTGATAACAATCTCATTTCAATTGATTCAATCCTTCCTGATGATTTACTTGAACGAATTCTAGCGTTGCTGCCGATAGCTAGTATTTTCAAGGCAGCTGCTGTAAGTAGAAAATGGTGTGAGATAGTGCACTCTAGGAGATTCTTATGCAATGCTTCAAGGGTCTTGGTGCCGAAACCTTGGTACTTCATGTTCACCGGCTCTGATGAGCCAACTGGTTATGCCTATGACCCCATGGATCGGAAATGGTATAGCTTTCAACTCCCCCATATTGAGACATCCAGCTGGTTTATTGCTTCATCATATGGTTTAGTTTGCTTCATGGACAATGACAGCAGGAGTGAGCTATATGTTTGCAACCTAATTACCAAAGACCACAGGAAACTTGTGGAGCCTCCAGGCCAAAAATTCTCTGATTATAGTGCTCTTGCAATATCAGTGGACAGTCTATCACACAGCTACACTGTTGCAGTTGTAAAATCTAAGCAAATCCCTAATAATTTTGTTCAGTGGAATCTTTCAATCCATTGTTATTCTTCAGAAACTGGGATGTGGGTATCTCCTGTTATGGAACTGATGACAGGCTGGAGAGGAGGAGATGACAGTGTGATTTGTGATGGGGTATTGTACTTCCTGGTTCACTCTACAACTTTGACCGGGAACCAACATGCTTTGGCCACTTTTAATCTTTCTAGCAGACCTTCCAATGGTTTGTCAATTGATAGTTTTATCCCAGTACCTTGCTCCCTCACCTGTGGCAGGCTGATGAACATGAATGGTAAGCTTGTAATGGTGGGAGGAATTGGGAAACACGATCGGCCAGGTATAATTAAGGGGATTGGCATCTGGGCTCTCAAGGGGAGGGACTGGGAGGAGGTTTCTCGCATGCCTCACAGGTTTTTTCAAGGATTTGGTGAATTTGATGATGTTTTTGCAAGCAGTGGCTTTAATAGTCTTGTATACATTCAGAGCTATGGAGCCCCTGCTCTGCTTGTGTTTGACATGAACTTGAGACAGTGGAAGTGGTCACAAAAATGTCCTGTGACAAAGAGATTCCCCCTTCAGCTTTTTACTGGTTTTTGCTTTGAACCTCGGCTTGAAATTGCTCCCTAA